From Segatella copri, the proteins below share one genomic window:
- a CDS encoding ExbD/TolR family protein yields the protein MLIRRKQHETPGLNTTSTADISFMLLIFFLVTTSMDVDKGLLRQLPSPEPQKKEQQQTVVDKANLMALRLTAGDTLLVNDKPMQVSLLKEETIRFVHRLGKKHLISIESERDADYNLYFQMQNQLMEAYSQLRNETAQKKYHRDYALLNNDQKEQVRNICPQRITESYANAMTQTDQRVDANAEEKQGEENSTETATEQQKGGKQ from the coding sequence ATGCTGATTAGAAGGAAGCAACACGAAACCCCGGGACTGAATACCACATCTACAGCCGACATCTCGTTCATGCTGTTGATATTCTTCCTTGTCACCACATCAATGGATGTGGATAAGGGACTGTTGCGCCAACTCCCTTCACCTGAACCGCAGAAGAAGGAGCAGCAGCAGACGGTGGTAGACAAGGCTAACCTGATGGCGCTGCGCTTGACAGCTGGCGATACGCTTTTGGTTAATGACAAGCCGATGCAGGTGAGCCTGCTCAAGGAAGAAACCATCCGCTTTGTACACCGCCTGGGCAAGAAACATCTCATCTCTATTGAGAGTGAGCGCGATGCCGACTATAATCTCTATTTCCAGATGCAGAATCAGCTGATGGAAGCATATAGCCAGCTACGCAACGAAACAGCCCAGAAGAAATATCACAGGGATTATGCCCTCTTGAACAATGACCAGAAAGAACAGGTGCGCAACATCTGTCCGCAGCGCATCACAGAGTCGTATGCCAACGCAATGACTCAAACCGACCAGCGTGTTGATGCCAATGCTGAAGAAAAGCAAGGGGAAGAAAATTCGACAGAAACAGCTACAGAACAGCAGAAAGGAGGTAAACAATGA
- a CDS encoding DUF6249 domain-containing protein: MKKAILALALVMSIGATQVSLASSAPKHRYHPTTQQVDSKAAPASAAQSSASKDKDDEALEAYSDTTSTDSANYDDYDENDNRSVHSRYSLDNYDDPFDFIGSVFGGGALAVMIIFCIIFGLLFVFAPLIIVFLVIRYLIHRHNDRMKLAEMAMEKGINVPESDRPIDKQSDEYLVKRGLRNAFLGAGLCAMFAWWDADFLAGIGALVFFYGIGQTVIGSLPAIKDWWKNRHGDQGTGYNGTPV, from the coding sequence ATGAAGAAAGCAATATTGGCATTAGCGCTCGTTATGAGCATCGGAGCCACCCAAGTGTCTTTGGCGTCTTCTGCTCCAAAACATCGTTATCATCCAACTACCCAACAGGTAGATTCAAAGGCTGCTCCTGCATCTGCCGCACAGTCATCTGCTTCGAAGGATAAAGACGACGAGGCGTTGGAGGCTTATTCTGATACAACCAGTACAGATTCGGCTAACTATGATGATTATGATGAGAATGATAATAGGTCTGTTCATTCTAGATACAGTTTAGACAACTATGATGATCCGTTCGATTTCATCGGTTCGGTATTTGGTGGCGGAGCGCTGGCTGTTATGATCATTTTCTGTATCATCTTCGGTCTGCTGTTTGTCTTTGCTCCGCTGATCATCGTATTTCTGGTTATCAGATATCTGATTCACCGCCACAACGACCGGATGAAACTGGCTGAGATGGCGATGGAGAAGGGCATCAATGTTCCGGAAAGCGACCGGCCGATAGACAAGCAGAGCGATGAGTATCTCGTGAAACGGGGATTGAGAAATGCCTTTCTGGGAGCCGGCTTGTGTGCCATGTTTGCCTGGTGGGATGCTGATTTCCTGGCTGGCATCGGAGCTTTGGTCTTCTTCTATGGCATCGGTCAGACCGTTATCGGCTCGCTTCCTGCCATCAAAGACTGGTGGAAGAACCGTCATGGCGATCAGGGCACGGGATATAATGGAACTCCGGTCTAG
- a CDS encoding MotA/TolQ/ExbB proton channel family protein, producing MCSLPMMAQEENMGFHQALKTKFIEGNAGFMSLVAIALIVGMAFCIERIIYLSLSEINAKKLMQDIDQKVSAGDVEGAKTLCRNTRGPVASICYQGLMHIGESLDDIERSVGGYGTVQEANLEKGCSWIKLFIAMAPSLGFLGTVIGMVMSFDQIQQAGDISPTIVASGMKVALITTIFGIIVALILQVFYNYILSKVEHLTSQMEESAVTLMDIIAKNK from the coding sequence ATGTGTTCTCTGCCTATGATGGCTCAAGAAGAGAACATGGGATTTCATCAAGCTCTTAAGACAAAGTTTATAGAGGGTAATGCGGGATTTATGTCTCTCGTTGCCATCGCCCTCATCGTGGGTATGGCTTTCTGTATCGAGCGCATTATCTATCTGAGTCTCTCTGAAATCAACGCCAAGAAGTTGATGCAGGATATCGACCAGAAGGTGTCGGCGGGAGATGTGGAAGGGGCTAAGACGCTCTGCCGGAATACACGCGGACCGGTGGCTTCTATCTGCTACCAGGGATTGATGCATATCGGCGAGAGTCTTGATGACATCGAGCGCTCGGTGGGCGGATATGGTACCGTTCAGGAGGCTAACCTGGAGAAGGGATGCTCCTGGATTAAACTCTTTATCGCTATGGCGCCATCGCTCGGATTCCTCGGAACCGTGATCGGTATGGTCATGTCGTTCGACCAGATTCAGCAGGCGGGCGATATCAGTCCTACTATCGTTGCTTCGGGTATGAAAGTGGCGCTCATCACTACCATCTTCGGTATCATCGTAGCCCTCATCCTTCAGGTTTTCTATAACTACATCCTTTCTAAGGTGGAGCACCTGACAAGCCAGATGGAGGAGTCGGCGGTTACTTTAATGGATATTATTGCCAAGAATAAATAA
- a CDS encoding dihydrofolate reductase: MLSIIACISKVHRAIGYKNRLLYAIPSDMSRFRMLTTGHTIIMGRKTFESLPNGALPNRRNIVISKTKEQITGCEVYTSLEEALAARKEEVGNKESVGNKKTVGNKEASDECFIIGGASIYEQALPFADKLYLTIVEKEPEHADTFFPEINPAEWEVTEKEMRNENGLPFTFLTLYRKQ; the protein is encoded by the coding sequence ATGCTCAGCATCATCGCCTGTATATCAAAAGTGCATAGAGCTATCGGGTACAAGAACCGGTTGCTCTATGCCATCCCATCAGACATGTCCCGATTTCGTATGCTCACAACTGGACATACGATCATCATGGGCAGGAAGACATTTGAGTCGCTGCCTAACGGAGCCTTGCCCAACCGCCGTAATATTGTTATCTCGAAGACAAAAGAGCAGATAACAGGGTGCGAAGTATACACCTCTCTGGAAGAAGCGCTGGCAGCAAGGAAAGAAGAGGTTGGAAACAAAGAATCTGTTGGAAACAAAAAAACGGTTGGAAACAAAGAAGCATCAGATGAATGTTTCATCATAGGAGGAGCCAGCATATATGAACAGGCTTTGCCTTTTGCAGACAAGCTTTATCTCACAATCGTAGAAAAGGAGCCTGAACATGCCGATACCTTCTTTCCGGAAATCAATCCGGCAGAATGGGAAGTGACAGAAAAAGAAATGAGGAATGAAAACGGCTTACCGTTCACATTCCTCACCCTTTATAGAAAGCAGTAA
- a CDS encoding helix-turn-helix domain-containing protein, with translation MVTSVQPNISPTSRYTISETCKLLGIHRNTLRSYVNAGYIKSMQKVHGQRFKGSEILRFWNTFV, from the coding sequence ATGGTAACATCAGTTCAGCCAAACATAAGTCCAACTTCGCGATATACCATATCGGAAACCTGCAAACTGTTGGGTATACATCGCAACACCCTGCGCTCCTATGTGAACGCAGGATATATAAAGTCTATGCAAAAAGTTCACGGACAGCGTTTCAAAGGTTCTGAGATTCTTCGCTTTTGGAACACGTTTGTGTAA
- a CDS encoding RNA polymerase sigma factor, translating to MEKLSDISLVTKVVMLHDSKSFDLLVRKYQSPIRGFFLRQTLGDAQLSDDLAQDTFVKAYTHLSGFRGTASFSTWLYRIAYNVWYDYTRSHKETQDIDTPAVSGKNAQVANAGLKMDLLKALQILNENERTCITLQLMDGLSIDKIAEVTGMAQGTIKSHLSRGKQKLASYLKQNGYDR from the coding sequence GTGGAAAAGTTATCCGATATCTCTCTCGTCACGAAGGTGGTGATGCTTCATGACAGCAAGTCGTTCGACCTGCTGGTCAGGAAGTATCAGTCACCCATTCGTGGGTTCTTCCTGCGGCAGACGCTGGGGGATGCGCAGCTGAGTGACGACTTGGCTCAGGATACCTTTGTCAAGGCATATACCCATCTGTCCGGTTTCAGGGGTACAGCCTCTTTCTCCACCTGGCTCTACCGCATCGCCTATAATGTATGGTATGATTATACCCGCAGCCATAAGGAGACGCAGGACATCGATACGCCTGCCGTTTCCGGTAAGAATGCACAGGTTGCCAATGCCGGATTGAAGATGGATTTGCTCAAGGCATTACAGATATTGAATGAAAATGAACGTACATGCATCACGCTGCAGCTGATGGATGGACTCTCTATAGATAAGATTGCAGAGGTGACGGGAATGGCGCAAGGCACCATTAAGTCGCATCTCTCTCGAGGAAAACAGAAACTTGCAAGTTACTTAAAACAGAATGGTTATGACCGATAA
- a CDS encoding ExbD/TolR family protein → MMNFHKKSHEVPGLNTSSLPDLIFSVLFFFMIVTHMRQVTLKVDCRLPQGKELTRLTKKSAVSHIYIGKPTKEMQAKYGTGTQIQLNDKFASAPEVMDYISAEKKRMSPEDQKLMTVSIKADQETKMGVITDVKQALRQAKALKISYSATEKGK, encoded by the coding sequence ATGATGAATTTTCATAAGAAATCGCATGAAGTGCCAGGGTTGAATACATCTTCTCTGCCAGACCTGATTTTCTCCGTACTGTTCTTCTTTATGATTGTTACCCACATGCGCCAGGTTACCTTGAAGGTAGACTGTCGTTTGCCACAAGGCAAGGAACTCACCCGCCTGACCAAGAAATCGGCGGTGAGCCATATCTATATAGGTAAGCCAACCAAAGAGATGCAGGCAAAGTATGGTACCGGTACCCAGATCCAGTTGAATGACAAGTTTGCTTCGGCTCCCGAAGTGATGGATTACATTTCGGCAGAAAAGAAGCGTATGTCGCCGGAAGACCAGAAGCTGATGACCGTATCAATCAAAGCAGATCAGGAAACCAAGATGGGTGTGATAACCGACGTAAAGCAGGCTTTGCGCCAGGCAAAAGCACTAAAAATCAGTTATTCTGCCACAGAAAAAGGAAAATAA
- a CDS encoding DUF5056 domain-containing protein, whose translation MTDKINDKKLESIKGEPLNPQDEELLQMFFSDCQMSEIPDDGFSDRVMQALPALPETDTAMSLVKRQRLEHLWTAACVAAGIIIAVVCQGWEQIQGWLFSMKIDFLLSGSRALTHVADSIAHSQNLLMVLAGIVVLIMVWGYNELADARQ comes from the coding sequence ATGACCGATAAGATAAATGATAAGAAGTTGGAGAGCATAAAAGGGGAACCATTGAACCCTCAGGATGAAGAACTCTTGCAGATGTTCTTTTCCGATTGCCAGATGTCTGAGATTCCTGATGACGGATTCTCCGACAGGGTGATGCAGGCATTGCCGGCTTTACCCGAAACTGATACTGCGATGTCGCTGGTTAAGCGCCAGCGCCTGGAACATTTATGGACGGCTGCCTGTGTGGCAGCAGGCATCATCATAGCGGTGGTCTGTCAGGGATGGGAGCAGATTCAGGGATGGCTTTTCTCTATGAAGATAGATTTCCTCCTTTCCGGTTCGCGTGCTCTTACGCATGTGGCAGATTCCATCGCCCACTCTCAGAATCTCCTGATGGTGCTGGCTGGCATCGTTGTCCTCATCATGGTTT
- a CDS encoding Lrp/AsnC family transcriptional regulator produces MSKQILDSLDRQILKLISQDARIPFLEVARACNVSGAAIHQRVAKLTNLGIIKGSQFIIDPEKIGYETCAYMGLYLKEPEKFDQVVEELKKIPEVVECHYTTGGFDMFIKIYALNNHHLLEIIHDKLQPLGLSRSETIISFNASINRQLSMQDLKSFNDDEEETDEEAAAEK; encoded by the coding sequence ATGTCAAAACAAATTTTAGATTCATTAGATAGGCAGATTCTGAAGCTGATTTCTCAGGATGCCCGTATTCCATTTTTGGAAGTGGCACGCGCTTGCAATGTGAGCGGTGCTGCCATTCATCAGCGTGTTGCTAAACTTACAAATCTTGGTATCATCAAGGGTTCACAATTCATCATTGACCCAGAAAAGATAGGTTACGAAACTTGTGCTTATATGGGACTCTATCTGAAGGAGCCTGAGAAGTTTGACCAGGTTGTAGAGGAGTTGAAGAAGATTCCTGAGGTTGTAGAGTGTCACTATACTACAGGTGGTTTTGATATGTTTATCAAGATTTATGCGCTGAACAACCACCATCTCCTGGAAATCATCCATGATAAGTTGCAGCCACTGGGATTGTCTCGCAGCGAGACCATCATCTCTTTCAATGCATCTATCAATCGTCAGCTTTCTATGCAGGATCTCAAGAGTTTCAACGATGATGAAGAGGAAACTGATGAGGAGGCTGCAGCAGAGAAATAA
- a CDS encoding RsmB/NOP family class I SAM-dependent RNA methyltransferase, translating to MKTLPEDFRTYTQALMGEKLYQRLEHAILEEEAPTSIRINPFKCKDADGEPVPWCPETGRYLSTRPGFTFDPLLHAGLYYVQEASSMFVDMAIRQYVKEPVMMLDLCAAPGGKSTAVRAALPEGSLLFSNEPMRTRSQILAENVQKFGHPDMIVTNNYPRDYKKSKLQFDVILTDVPCSGEGMFRKDEGAIGEWSTQNVNNCWQLQREIVSDIWNCLKPGGILIYSTCTFNAHEDEENVDWICEELGAEVMALEGVEDAWNITRNLTGSDFPVYRFIPGVSRGEGLFMAILKKEGEWEAGSSAKENRKDKKKKDKKVAKGKGPEIPDGWLKADTEWMPAESNETVYAIPGRWKDIYDQAKKNLKVLHAGVKLGTDKGKGLIPDQALALSTMLNKDHFPQVELSYEDAIRYLRKEAVNLPADTPKGYVLVTYRQVPIGWEKNIGNRANNLYPQEWKIKSSHGTGELFIVNSL from the coding sequence ATGAAGACATTACCTGAAGATTTCAGAACATATACGCAGGCACTGATGGGCGAAAAGCTGTATCAGCGTCTGGAGCATGCTATCCTCGAAGAGGAGGCACCAACCAGTATCCGCATCAATCCTTTTAAATGCAAGGATGCTGATGGCGAACCGGTTCCCTGGTGTCCGGAAACCGGACGTTATCTCTCTACGCGTCCCGGATTCACCTTCGATCCGCTGCTGCATGCCGGCTTATATTATGTACAGGAAGCCTCATCCATGTTTGTTGATATGGCTATCCGACAGTACGTAAAAGAACCGGTGATGATGCTGGATCTCTGTGCTGCCCCTGGCGGAAAGTCGACTGCCGTAAGAGCTGCCTTGCCGGAAGGAAGTCTGCTCTTCAGCAACGAACCGATGCGCACCCGCTCGCAGATTCTTGCCGAAAACGTACAGAAGTTCGGTCATCCGGATATGATTGTTACCAACAACTATCCCCGCGATTACAAGAAATCGAAATTGCAGTTTGATGTGATTCTTACCGATGTTCCCTGCTCCGGCGAAGGAATGTTCCGCAAAGATGAAGGGGCTATCGGCGAATGGAGTACCCAGAATGTGAACAACTGCTGGCAGCTGCAGCGCGAAATCGTATCGGATATCTGGAACTGTCTGAAGCCAGGCGGTATCCTGATTTACTCTACCTGCACCTTCAATGCGCACGAAGATGAGGAGAACGTGGACTGGATATGCGAAGAACTTGGCGCTGAAGTGATGGCACTGGAGGGTGTAGAAGATGCATGGAACATCACCCGCAACCTCACGGGCAGCGACTTCCCGGTTTACCGGTTCATTCCTGGTGTTTCGCGAGGCGAAGGTCTGTTTATGGCGATTCTGAAGAAAGAGGGCGAATGGGAAGCAGGTTCTTCAGCCAAGGAGAACAGGAAGGATAAGAAAAAGAAAGACAAGAAGGTGGCTAAAGGAAAGGGACCGGAGATTCCGGACGGCTGGCTGAAGGCTGATACGGAATGGATGCCTGCAGAAAGCAACGAGACGGTTTACGCCATTCCGGGCAGATGGAAAGACATCTACGACCAGGCTAAAAAGAACCTGAAGGTGCTGCATGCAGGTGTGAAACTGGGAACAGACAAGGGAAAGGGTCTCATTCCCGACCAGGCTCTCGCTCTCTCTACGATGCTCAACAAAGATCACTTCCCACAGGTGGAGTTATCCTACGAAGATGCCATCCGCTACCTTCGCAAGGAGGCTGTTAATCTACCCGCCGATACGCCTAAGGGTTATGTACTGGTAACCTACAGACAGGTTCCGATAGGCTGGGAAAAGAACATCGGCAACCGTGCCAACAACCTCTATCCGCAGGAGTGGAAGATCAAGAGCAGCCATGGGACGGGAGAGCTGTTTATAGTTAATAGTTTATAG